A stretch of the Aphelocoma coerulescens isolate FSJ_1873_10779 chromosome 22, UR_Acoe_1.0, whole genome shotgun sequence genome encodes the following:
- the SORBS3 gene encoding vinexin, whose product MAGRLPPPDTSPALGVEDVPHLHPPLQVSPRPTATRVPVIRHRGSNTLNFHFHDPESRGTAENSQGAPKSSVNEWYQTWPAKEVKAPSTPVPAHPTPSPRAAPTCPRPPGWSATWTKDSKRRERRWVKYDGIGPVDETGMPLASRSSVDSPRDWYRSMFRQIHCKLPEPDWDTHSCPTTAPPSPPKPRRRGSAPAEPPGMPNGMDWTRWGATGATAEPGSIFDYEPGKFSPREQMPAAARPTRAQSIEVLLEQELEQLSEELDKDMRDMETRRTPHQSPAAAPTTRSPAPASPAARSPLSPRRLWSPPVTHRLPATPSMERGGPGLASNRSHAAPGRDTLRPGTLPSLSDLGDPVETIKKEEKKMKAARLKFDFQAESPKELTLHKGDIVYIHKEVDRNWLEGEHHGRVGIFPSNYVEILPPTEVPKPIKAPTLQVLEYGEALALYNFRGDLHVELSFRKGERICLVRRVNENWYEGRISGTSRQGIFPATYVQVLKEPRVKATAEDIPSSPAPASPRPAPGSPSLQRSPGPRIPQVPTGSPREEKRGPELTGGRPSSPRHLGATFPPSPKLPHAGTPSPLVVSASPLVASASPPHPAAAHPQEPRRPAWTPEQHATLGAPTSARPEPAPSYNGSEIRWTPYRALYQYRPQNADELELLEGDRVDVMQQCDDGWFVGVSRRTQKFGTFPGNYVAPV is encoded by the exons ATGGCGGGCCGGCTCCCGCCCCCCGACACCAGCCCGGCTCTGGGTGTGGAGGACGTTCCCCACCTCCACCCACCTCTGCAGGTGTCCCCGCGGCCCACGGCGACTCGg GTGCCCGTCATCCGCCACCGCGGCTCCAACACCCTCAACTTCCACTTCCACGACCCGGAGAGCCGCGGCACGGCTGAGAACAGCCAGGGAGCCCCCAAGAGCTCAG TGAATGAATGGTACCAGACCTGGCCGGCCAAGGAGGTGaaagcccccagcacccctgtGCCCGCCCACCCCAcgcccagccccagagctgcccccacCTGCCCACGGCCACCGGGCTGGTCGGCCACCTGGACCAAGGACAGCAAGCGGCGGGAGAGGCGCTGGGTGAAGTACGACGGCATCGGGCCCGTGGACGAGACGGGGATGCCCCTCGCCTCGCGCTCG AGCGTCGACAGCCCCCGGGACTGGTACCGCAGCATGTTCCGGCAGATCCACTGCAAGctgccag AGCCCGACTGGGACACCCATTCCTGCCCCACCACGGCCCCTCCATCGCCCCCCAAACCGCGGCGGAGGGGGTCGGCTCCAGCTGAGCCCCCCGGAATGCCCAACGGGATGGACTG GACCCGCTGGGGTGCCACCGGTGCCACCGCCGAACCTGGCAGCATTTTTGACTATGAACCAGGGAAGTTCTCTCCGCGGGAGCAG ATGCCGGCAGCAGCGCGGCCGACGCGGGCTCAGTCCATCGAG gtgctgctggagcaggagctggagcagctcagcgAGGAGCTGGACAAGGACATGAGGGACATGGAGACGCGCCGGACCCCGCACCAG AGCCCGGCGGCTGCTCCCACCACTCGCTCCCCTGCTCCGGCCTCCCCGGCTGCTCG GAGCCCCCTGTCACCCCGCCGGCTGTGGAGCCCCCCTGTCACCCACCGCTTACCTGCCACCCCCAGCATGGAGCGGGGTGGGCCGGGGCTGGCCAGCAACCGGAGCCATGCAGCCCCCGGCAGAG ACACCCTCAGGCCAGGGACCCTCCCCAGCTTGTCCGACCTGGGGGACCCCGTGGAGACAATcaagaaggaggagaagaag atGAAAGCTGCTCGCCTCAAGTTCGACTTCCAAGCTGAGTCTCCCAA GGAGCTGACGCTGCACAAGGGGGACATCGTCTACATCCACAAGGAGGTGGACAGGAACTGGCTGGAGGGGGAGCACCACGGCCGCGTGGGCATCTTCCCCTCCAACTACGTGGAG ATCCTGCCCCCCACGGAGGTGCCCAAGCCCATCAAGGCTCCCACGCTCCAGGTGCTGGAATACGGCGAGGCGCTGGCGCTCTACAACTTCCGAGGGGATCTGCACGTGGAGCTCTCCTTCCGCAAG GGCGAGCGGATCTGCCTGGTGCGGAGGGTGAACGAGAACTGGTACGAGGGGCGCATCTCGGGCACCAGCCGCCAGGGCATCTTCCCCGCCACCTACGTCCAGGTGCTGAAGGAGCCGCGGGTCAAAGCCACCGCCGAGGACATCCCCTCCTCTCccgcccccgccagcccccgccccgcccccggatCCCCGTCCCTGCAGCGCTCGCCCGGTCCCCGGATCCCCCAGGTTCCCACCGGCTCCCCCCGGGAAGAGAAGCGGGGTCCCGAGCTGACGGGCGGGCGCCCGTCCTCTCCGCGCCACCTCGGCgccaccttccccccctccccaaagctgccccacgctggcacccccagccccttggTGGTCTCTGCCAGCCCCTTGGTGGCCTCTGCCAGCCCCCCACACCCTGCGGCCGCCCACCCCCAGGAGCCCCGGCGTCCTGCCTGGACCCCCGAGCAG CACGCCACCCTGGGGGCACCCACCAGTGCCCGCCCCGAGCCCGCCCCGTCCTACAACGGCTCTGAAATCCGGTGGACTCC GTACCGGGCGCTCTACCAGTACCGGCCCCAAAACGCCGacgagctggagctgctggaaggggACCGGGTGGACGTCATGCAGCAGTGCGACGACGGCTGGTTCGTGG GAGTGTCCAGGAGGACGCAGAAATTCGGCACTTTCCCCGGGAATTACGTGGCACCGGTGTGA